The Nothobranchius furzeri strain GRZ-AD chromosome 6, NfurGRZ-RIMD1, whole genome shotgun sequence genome includes a region encoding these proteins:
- the esf1 gene encoding ESF1 homolog isoform X6: MLLFENRLINEINLAFYLLCVCSRRLLFLSHSAFRSHVGVGLQKGQVSDACWENTCVRSPQIKADFPNMSSKKKQDNDERFALVQKDPRFWEMPEKEQKIKIDKRFQSMFHDKRFKVKYTVDKRGRPISHSTTEDLKRFYKLSDSEEEEEEGLKASEEKKKKVKPESKEKKGKAGQEVGVKGVRVTEEGDGDDDEQPSAEEDADLEDDGSEGSEEDDDTDKESMEADGSEESSLDSGEDSDSEPDLARGRGNVETSSDEDDEDYVDAILKKEEEDIEHDWGELCKDAQRNEEVSARLAVCNMDWDRIKAKDLLVLFSSFVPKGGAVLSVRIFPSEFGKERLKVEETQGPPELKVLPDESEDDTEEERVYREKLRDYQFKRLKYFYAVLECDSVDTAVRIYDECDGFEYESSCSVLDLRFIPDDVTFDDDPKDVATDTSVAAYTPKLFSSSATSTSKVKLTWDETDHERVTALSRKFDKNELLDMDFKAYLASSSEEGEDEEAGAEGEERDTFQIFSGGGAALSSLFWTEEIVKEVEVKPVKEKKKKKSEEQIRKYRELLKSVQSNEKKLEEDKGMEMEITWVPGLKETTEKLVKKKLEATDKLTPWEGFLQKKKEKKKQKSSERKQEAADDEFSDDELPPDVDLRDPFFTEELSASGDRTVRFHDNRLSARSRAF; encoded by the exons ATGTTATTGTTTGAAAACAGATTAATTAATGAAATTAATTTAGCGTTTTATCTCTTGTGCGTATGTAGTCGACGTTTGCTCTTTTTGTCCCACTCTGCTTTCCGTTCTCATGTAGGGGTGGGACTCCAGAAAGGTCAGGTCAGCGATGCATGCTGGGAAAACACGTGTGTGAGGAGCCCGCAGATTAAAG CAGATTTCCCCAACATGTCGTCCAAAAAGAAGCAGGACAATGATGAGCGTTTTGCCCTGGTCCAGAAGGATCCAAGGTTCTGGGAGATGCCCGAGAAGGAGCAAAAAATCAAGATTGACAAGCGTTTCCAGTCCATGTTTCACGACAAGCGCTTCAAGGTAAAATACACGGTGGATAAACGGGGCCGTCCTATCAGCCACTCCACCACAGAGGACCTGAAGCGCTTCTACAAACTGTCTGACtccgaagaggaggaggaggaagggttgAAGGCTtcagaggagaagaagaagaaagtcaaGCCTGAGAGCAAAGAGAAAAAAGGAAAAGCAGGACAGGAAGTTGGAGTTAAAGGAGTTCGAGTCACGGAAGAAG GTGATGGCGACGATGACGAGCAGCCATCTGCAGAGGAAGATGCTGATCTGGAGGACGATGGTTCAGAAGGCAGCGAGGAAGACGATGATACAGACAAGGAGAGCATGGAGGCTGACGGATCAGAGGAGTCCAGTCTGGATTCTGGAGAAGACAGCGACAGTGAACCGGATCTGGCCCGGGGGAGGGGCAACGTGGAGACCAGCTCAGACGAAGATGATGAAGACTATGTGGATGCCATCTTGAAGAAAGAGGAAGAAGATATAGAACACGACTGGGGGGAGCTGTGTAAAGACGCACAACGCAACGAGGAG GTTTCTGCCCGACTCGCTGTCTGCAACATGGACTGGGACCGCATAAAAGCCAAAGACCTGCTGGTTCTGTTCAGCTCCTTCGTTCCGAAAGGCGGCGCCGTGCTGTCCGTCAGG ATCTTTCCGTCGGAGTTTGGGAAGGAAAGGTTAAAGGTAGAGGAGACGCAGGGCCCCCCAGAGCTCAAGGTGCTGCCTGATGAGTCGGAGGATGACACCGAAGAGGAGAG GGTTTACAGGGAGAAGTTGCGCGATTACCAGTTCAAACGTCTGAAGTATTTCTACGCCGTGTTGGAGTGCGACTCGGTGGACACGGCCGTTAGGATCTACGACGAGTGTGACGGCTTCGAGTACGAGAGCAGCTGCTCCGTCTTGGACCTTCG CTTCATTCCTGATGATGTGACGTTTGACGATGATCCTAAAGACGTGGCGACGGACACCAGCGTGGCCGCCTACACGCCCAAACTCTTCTCCTCATCTGCTACTTCCACGTCAAAG GTGAAGCTGACGTGGGATGAGACCGACCACGAGCGCGTCACCGCCCTCAGCAGGAAGTTCGACAAAAACGAGCTGCTGGACATGGACTTCAAGGCCTACCTGGCCTCCTCTAGTGAAGAAGGAGAAGACGAGGAGGCGGGAGCTGAAGGTGAGGAAAGAGACACATTTCAGATCTTctcaggaggaggagcagcactGAGTTCTTTGTTTTGGACAGAAGAGATCGTTAAAGAAGTGGAAGTGAAACCTgtaaaggaaaagaagaagaagaaaagtgaGGAGCAGATCAGGAAGTACAGAGAGCTGCTGAAGAGTGTCCAGAGCAACGAGaagaagctggaggaggacaAAGGCATGGAGATGGAGATCACCTGGGTGCCAG GCCtgaaggaaacaacagagaagctGGTGAAGAAGAAGCTGGAGGCAACGGACAAGCTGACGCCCTGGGAGGGGTTTctacagaagaagaaggagaagaagaaacagaaaagtaGTGAAAGGAAACAG GAAGCAGCTGACGACGAGTTCAGCGATGACGAGCTTCCTCCTGACGTCGACCTCCGTGACCCCTTCTTCACTGAAGAGCTCAGCGCTTCGGGTGACCGGACAG TGCGTTTCCATGACAACCGGTTGTCGGCCCGTAGCAGAGCCTTCTGA
- the esf1 gene encoding ESF1 homolog isoform X5, producing the protein MSSKKKQDNDERFALVQKDPRFWEMPEKEQKIKIDKRFQSMFHDKRFKVKYTVDKRGRPISHSTTEDLKRFYKLSDSEEEEEEGLKASEEKKKKVKPESKEKKGKAGQEVGVKGVRVTEEGDGDDDEQPSAEEDADLEDDGSEGSEEDDDTDKESMEADGSEESSLDSGEDSDSEPDLARGRGNVETSSDEDDEDYVDAILKKEEEDIEHDWGELCKDAQRNEEVSARLAVCNMDWDRIKAKDLLVLFSSFVPKGGAVLSVRIFPSEFGKERLKVEETQGPPELKVLPDESEDDTEEERVYREKLRDYQFKRLKYFYAVLECDSVDTAVRIYDECDGFEYESSCSVLDLRFIPDDVTFDDDPKDVATDTSVAAYTPKLFSSSATSTSKVKLTWDETDHERVTALSRKFDKNELLDMDFKAYLASSSEEGEDEEAGAEGEERDTFQIFSGGGAALSSLFWTEEIVKEVEVKPVKEKKKKKSEEQIRKYRELLKSVQSNEKKLEEDKGMEMEITWVPGLKETTEKLVKKKLEATDKLTPWEGFLQKKKEKKKQKSSERKQEAADDEFSDDELPPDVDLRDPFFTEELSASGDRTDVKKKRKDKKKKREEAEEDEELEKRKAEMALLMEDDVDETKHKHFNYEKIVEQQNLSKKKRKKLLKKGEELLEDDFQVDVKDPRFQAVFTSHLFNLDPSHPSFRKTKATQSILEEKQRRRQEEATPTQINQQEAAETKQGDDSARKTVMDPSLSLLVKSIKTKTEQFQARKKPKLQ; encoded by the exons ATGTCGTCCAAAAAGAAGCAGGACAATGATGAGCGTTTTGCCCTGGTCCAGAAGGATCCAAGGTTCTGGGAGATGCCCGAGAAGGAGCAAAAAATCAAGATTGACAAGCGTTTCCAGTCCATGTTTCACGACAAGCGCTTCAAGGTAAAATACACGGTGGATAAACGGGGCCGTCCTATCAGCCACTCCACCACAGAGGACCTGAAGCGCTTCTACAAACTGTCTGACtccgaagaggaggaggaggaagggttgAAGGCTtcagaggagaagaagaagaaagtcaaGCCTGAGAGCAAAGAGAAAAAAGGAAAAGCAGGACAGGAAGTTGGAGTTAAAGGAGTTCGAGTCACGGAAGAAG GTGATGGCGACGATGACGAGCAGCCATCTGCAGAGGAAGATGCTGATCTGGAGGACGATGGTTCAGAAGGCAGCGAGGAAGACGATGATACAGACAAGGAGAGCATGGAGGCTGACGGATCAGAGGAGTCCAGTCTGGATTCTGGAGAAGACAGCGACAGTGAACCGGATCTGGCCCGGGGGAGGGGCAACGTGGAGACCAGCTCAGACGAAGATGATGAAGACTATGTGGATGCCATCTTGAAGAAAGAGGAAGAAGATATAGAACACGACTGGGGGGAGCTGTGTAAAGACGCACAACGCAACGAGGAG GTTTCTGCCCGACTCGCTGTCTGCAACATGGACTGGGACCGCATAAAAGCCAAAGACCTGCTGGTTCTGTTCAGCTCCTTCGTTCCGAAAGGCGGCGCCGTGCTGTCCGTCAGG ATCTTTCCGTCGGAGTTTGGGAAGGAAAGGTTAAAGGTAGAGGAGACGCAGGGCCCCCCAGAGCTCAAGGTGCTGCCTGATGAGTCGGAGGATGACACCGAAGAGGAGAG GGTTTACAGGGAGAAGTTGCGCGATTACCAGTTCAAACGTCTGAAGTATTTCTACGCCGTGTTGGAGTGCGACTCGGTGGACACGGCCGTTAGGATCTACGACGAGTGTGACGGCTTCGAGTACGAGAGCAGCTGCTCCGTCTTGGACCTTCG CTTCATTCCTGATGATGTGACGTTTGACGATGATCCTAAAGACGTGGCGACGGACACCAGCGTGGCCGCCTACACGCCCAAACTCTTCTCCTCATCTGCTACTTCCACGTCAAAG GTGAAGCTGACGTGGGATGAGACCGACCACGAGCGCGTCACCGCCCTCAGCAGGAAGTTCGACAAAAACGAGCTGCTGGACATGGACTTCAAGGCCTACCTGGCCTCCTCTAGTGAAGAAGGAGAAGACGAGGAGGCGGGAGCTGAAGGTGAGGAAAGAGACACATTTCAGATCTTctcaggaggaggagcagcactGAGTTCTTTGTTTTGGACAGAAGAGATCGTTAAAGAAGTGGAAGTGAAACCTgtaaaggaaaagaagaagaagaaaagtgaGGAGCAGATCAGGAAGTACAGAGAGCTGCTGAAGAGTGTCCAGAGCAACGAGaagaagctggaggaggacaAAGGCATGGAGATGGAGATCACCTGGGTGCCAG GCCtgaaggaaacaacagagaagctGGTGAAGAAGAAGCTGGAGGCAACGGACAAGCTGACGCCCTGGGAGGGGTTTctacagaagaagaaggagaagaagaaacagaaaagtaGTGAAAGGAAACAG GAAGCAGCTGACGACGAGTTCAGCGATGACGAGCTTCCTCCTGACGTCGACCTCCGTGACCCCTTCTTCACTGAAGAGCTCAGCGCTTCGGGTGACCGGACAG ACGTGAAGAAGAAACGGAAGGACAAGAAGAAGAAACGGGAGGAAGCTGAGGAGGACGAGGAGCTGGAGAAACGAAAG GCTGAGATGGCTCTGCTGATGGAGGACGACGTCGACGAGACcaaacacaaacacttcaacTACGAGAAGATCGTGGAGCAGCAGAACCTGagcaagaagaagaggaagaagctgCTAAAGAAGGGCGAGGAGCTGCTGGAGGACGACTTCCAG GTGGACGTCAAAGACCCTCGTTTCCAGGCTGTGTTCACCTCCCACCTGTTCAACCTGGACCCCTCCCACCCCAGCTTCAGGAAGACCAAAGCCACGCAGAGCATCCTGGAGGAGAAACAGCGCCGTCGCCAGGAGGAGGCCACGCCCACACAGATCAACCAACAGGAGGCTGCAGAAACAAAGCAGGGCGATGACTCGGCGAGAAAGACGGTGATGGACCCAAGTCTGTCGCTGCTCGTTAAGTCCATCAAAACCAAAACGGAGCAGTTTCAGGCTCGGAAGAAACCGAAGCTCCAGTAG